One Candidatus Eremiobacterota bacterium genomic region harbors:
- a CDS encoding tetratricopeptide repeat protein — MVRQGYELFRRGDYEKALKVYDSLEKLSPGDQRITFSRGMIYERTGRLDEALREFRKVLEKDPSYPSIYNNMGWVYYRMGRFTDAVDFLSRAIEKEPSRTKAYHNLAVVLLALKRPDMAGAVITSFLEHNAGDYAAHNNMGIVWQALGFPDRASSEFEKAHAINPEGIEALVNLGGCLYNRLLPGKAMALWKEALRISPGNPAALNFMAKAHYAAGNVKEAIMCWQGLLARNPCDIEALDSLARHYGSVGKYQKALALYEKAEKLLAGDPAFHNNMGWLLYKAGKREKAEEELEHAIALSPDYDTALVNLSLILIEDGKRDDAFLLLLKALTVNPDSREARMAMGRLYLESSRYREALMELEKGYGPSCNDSIREMVENLSPSSLGAFKEAFSSWAAPKECLALKACISFALACAYAKKNDLKKAARFMGEALSLDRRWYHFLLKRTDLKNLRESGEGLHLMKKFSSKSD; from the coding sequence ATGGTAAGGCAGGGATATGAGCTTTTCCGCCGCGGTGACTATGAAAAAGCTTTGAAAGTCTATGATTCCCTTGAAAAACTCTCCCCCGGCGACCAGAGAATCACCTTCTCAAGGGGGATGATCTATGAAAGAACAGGCCGCCTGGACGAAGCTCTCCGGGAGTTTCGCAAGGTTCTGGAGAAAGATCCATCGTACCCATCAATCTATAATAACATGGGCTGGGTTTACTACCGAATGGGACGCTTCACCGACGCCGTTGATTTTCTCTCACGTGCGATAGAGAAAGAGCCTTCCCGCACAAAAGCTTACCATAACCTCGCTGTAGTGCTCCTTGCCCTCAAGAGGCCTGACATGGCAGGGGCTGTCATCACTTCCTTCCTGGAGCACAATGCTGGAGACTATGCTGCCCATAACAACATGGGCATTGTATGGCAGGCCCTGGGATTCCCCGACAGGGCCTCGAGCGAATTTGAAAAGGCCCACGCGATAAACCCCGAAGGAATTGAAGCACTCGTCAACCTGGGAGGGTGCCTCTATAACAGGCTTCTTCCCGGGAAAGCCATGGCGCTCTGGAAGGAAGCCCTCAGGATCTCTCCCGGGAACCCCGCTGCCCTGAATTTCATGGCGAAGGCCCATTATGCTGCAGGAAATGTAAAAGAAGCCATCATGTGCTGGCAAGGGCTGTTAGCGAGAAATCCCTGTGATATTGAGGCACTCGACTCCCTCGCAAGGCATTATGGAAGCGTTGGGAAGTATCAGAAAGCCCTCGCGCTTTATGAAAAGGCGGAAAAACTCCTTGCAGGGGATCCAGCGTTTCATAACAATATGGGGTGGCTCCTCTACAAGGCCGGGAAACGGGAAAAGGCAGAAGAGGAGCTGGAGCATGCCATTGCTCTCTCCCCTGATTACGACACGGCCCTTGTAAACCTCTCTCTTATCCTTATCGAAGACGGAAAAAGGGATGATGCCTTCCTTCTTCTGCTGAAAGCCCTCACGGTAAACCCTGATTCAAGGGAAGCCCGCATGGCAATGGGAAGGCTCTATCTGGAGAGCTCCCGTTACCGCGAGGCTCTTATGGAGCTTGAAAAAGGCTACGGGCCTTCCTGCAATGACTCCATAAGAGAGATGGTGGAAAATCTCTCCCCCTCATCACTGGGCGCTTTTAAAGAGGCTTTTTCCAGCTGGGCAGCGCCGAAGGAATGCCTGGCTCTCAAGGCCTGCATAAGCTTTGCCCTTGCCTGTGCCTATGCAAAAAAGAATGACTTGAAGAAAGCGGCCCGCTTCATGGGAGAGGCTCTCTCTCTTGACAGGCGCTGGTATCATTTCCTCCTGAAGAGGACCGATCTGAAAAATCTTAGAGAATCAGGAGAGGGCCTTCACCTCATGAAAAAATTCTCTTCAAAAAGCGATTAA
- a CDS encoding PP2C family serine/threonine-protein phosphatase, producing the protein MDQEKFDIVAASRTFTYPGIAETRVCHFLKVNSAAGSKSHALFAMAEGSGDAVHPGEICLDTIKESAKTYYFDESYFIFDESEKLEDKIREVFTEINRTLYSLHKTTPGMRAAVLMGIVHDDSFFLGRGGTSRALLIREGALQSLTLERTAGQSAPGKPSQVPAPDRSPSFRNWLGSDPAPLIEIYKIKLRQGDTILFLSDGISEELRDSEILALAGGDGDFGKALQNIITLCTDRGGTKDTAILGLRASTAIAAEIGEEIVTARKPALQVKGVTVPSKATTGRRNILVLLLSAIVTVILGLSYIVYVEKQLTKPPMTVMLRTQLPLAKLLWLKTPQIIDGDTFEFRIPCEKDADILLEPKKGTYCSAIVLIMARPFTFEGNQSLGKLEKNEVYVTGGKVTTMINIFSRLEPAHPESASFLQNNERLWSMKFEIWNLKAPLEIITRKNSELREIQIQVRPMD; encoded by the coding sequence TTGGATCAGGAAAAATTTGATATTGTCGCTGCCAGCCGGACCTTTACCTACCCGGGCATCGCTGAGACCAGGGTCTGCCATTTCTTAAAGGTAAACAGTGCGGCGGGATCAAAGTCCCACGCACTATTTGCCATGGCCGAAGGGTCGGGCGACGCCGTCCACCCCGGTGAGATATGCCTGGACACAATAAAAGAGTCTGCGAAGACTTACTATTTTGATGAGAGTTACTTTATCTTTGATGAAAGCGAGAAACTGGAAGACAAGATCAGGGAAGTCTTCACCGAGATCAACAGAACCCTTTACTCCCTTCATAAAACCACTCCAGGTATGCGCGCCGCCGTGCTGATGGGGATAGTCCATGATGACTCCTTTTTTCTCGGAAGAGGCGGTACAAGCCGTGCACTTCTCATCAGGGAGGGCGCCCTGCAGTCCCTCACCCTTGAGCGGACTGCAGGGCAGTCCGCGCCGGGAAAGCCGTCACAGGTGCCGGCGCCGGACCGGAGTCCTTCCTTCAGAAACTGGCTGGGAAGCGATCCTGCCCCGCTCATAGAGATATACAAGATAAAGCTCAGGCAGGGAGACACTATTCTCTTCCTTTCTGATGGGATCTCCGAGGAACTCCGGGACAGCGAGATCCTGGCACTTGCAGGCGGCGACGGGGATTTTGGGAAAGCCCTCCAGAATATCATCACTCTCTGCACCGACAGGGGAGGCACAAAAGACACGGCCATTCTGGGCTTGAGAGCCTCAACGGCAATTGCTGCGGAGATCGGAGAAGAGATAGTGACTGCCAGAAAGCCCGCTCTTCAGGTGAAAGGTGTCACTGTGCCATCAAAGGCGACCACAGGCCGCAGGAATATTCTTGTCCTTCTCCTGTCAGCCATCGTCACGGTAATTCTGGGGCTCTCCTATATCGTTTACGTGGAAAAGCAGCTTACAAAGCCTCCCATGACAGTGATGCTCCGCACGCAGCTCCCCCTTGCCAAGCTCCTGTGGCTCAAAACCCCACAGATAATAGATGGAGACACTTTTGAGTTCAGGATACCCTGTGAAAAAGATGCAGATATCCTTCTTGAGCCGAAAAAAGGAACCTACTGCTCGGCGATTGTGCTGATCATGGCAAGGCCCTTTACTTTTGAAGGGAATCAGAGCCTTGGAAAGCTTGAAAAAAACGAAGTGTATGTTACCGGCGGGAAAGTCACGACCATGATAAACATATTTTCCAGGCTCGAGCCCGCTCACCCCGAATCAGCGTCATTCCTGCAGAATAATGAAAGGTTATGGAGCATGAAATTTGAGATCTGGAACCTGAAGGCACCCCTGGAGATCATCACCCGCAAAAACAGTGAACTCAGGGAGATTCAGATTCAGGTAAGACCTATGGACTGA
- a CDS encoding ATP-binding protein produces the protein MPRRVESGLQEIALENINDAVLAIDKNGKIVLLNRIAAELFKVTQEEAIGKKVWDVVRFSEFNKILMTQVKDSNAKTREQMILFPHNQLFQMKIFPARTLEDKLLGAIAILRDLSELSRIEKAVNQYVATISHELKTPLTSIKGYVETLLEEAYYTNPEISRKFLQIINDETNRMTRLIVSMLELATMGADKKKPHLKPMAISPLINDAVRVLTPIAQQKNITFEIQVPEDLPRVIADEDKIKQVFINVIDNAIKYTGILKKGTVKVEARDENKSLRINIIDTGIGIPEEHQGKIFERFYRVKDGPSSELGGTGLGLSITKEIVEECNGTIHVESQPGKGSKFTIILPLANSPAL, from the coding sequence ATGCCCCGAAGGGTTGAGAGCGGGCTCCAGGAAATCGCTCTCGAGAATATAAACGATGCGGTACTGGCCATCGACAAGAACGGGAAAATCGTCCTGTTGAACAGGATCGCCGCAGAGCTTTTCAAGGTCACCCAGGAAGAAGCCATCGGGAAAAAAGTCTGGGACGTGGTGAGATTCTCGGAGTTCAACAAGATCCTGATGACTCAGGTCAAGGATTCAAATGCAAAGACCAGGGAGCAGATGATCCTTTTCCCTCACAACCAGCTTTTCCAGATGAAGATCTTCCCGGCCCGCACTCTCGAAGACAAGCTTCTTGGCGCCATCGCCATATTGAGGGACCTCTCGGAGCTCTCGCGCATAGAGAAGGCGGTGAATCAGTATGTGGCCACCATCTCCCACGAGCTGAAGACACCTCTCACGTCAATAAAGGGTTACGTCGAGACCCTGCTGGAGGAGGCCTATTACACAAACCCCGAGATCAGCCGGAAATTCCTGCAGATCATCAACGATGAGACCAACAGGATGACGCGCCTTATCGTGAGCATGCTGGAGCTTGCCACAATGGGCGCTGACAAGAAAAAGCCCCACCTCAAGCCCATGGCCATAAGCCCCCTCATCAATGACGCGGTAAGGGTCCTGACGCCTATAGCCCAGCAGAAAAACATCACCTTCGAGATACAGGTCCCGGAAGATCTCCCCCGCGTGATTGCCGATGAAGACAAGATCAAGCAGGTCTTTATCAATGTCATAGACAACGCCATCAAGTACACGGGGATCCTGAAAAAGGGCACGGTAAAAGTGGAAGCCCGCGATGAAAACAAGTCTCTCAGGATAAACATCATCGACACCGGTATCGGCATCCCTGAAGAGCACCAGGGAAAGATATTTGAGCGCTTTTACCGGGTGAAGGACGGCCCTTCGTCAGAGCTGGGCGGCACAGGACTCGGGCTCTCTATTACCAAGGAGATAGTGGAAGAGTGCAACGGCACAATCCATGTGGAGAGCCAGCCGGGAAAAGGCTCGAAATTCACCATTATCCTTCCCCTTGCGAACAGCCCGGCTCTTTGA
- a CDS encoding SpoIIE family protein phosphatase → MPGSEEAERPRILVADDEMHLRNILKINLEIENFNVITAQDGEEALAKAVSENPDLVILDVSMPKMDGYTVCKKIRSQGFTMPVIMLTARTQVHDRVEGLECGADDYVCKPFDMEELLARLGAQLRRVETTKDQIKHIIDNKWDEINEGFRLFEENQPRVASFDASHFNVGFQFIPSGKIGGDFCQLIEKDQNRIMVILGDTVGKGLKAALLMASTFGILDTLAREHDSPMTIVSEANRIMLESLRSVQKGFVTVFVGVIDKEKREFTYCNAGSFPPIIIHRNTRKHELLKTTGVFIGMYTEPEYTENVAKYEEGDRLILYTDGLIEAKNKAGKNFGIKRLYRLLLKNMECPVKDLSTLLMHKVEAFLGGNFFLLDDLTFLVLEFL, encoded by the coding sequence ATGCCGGGCAGTGAAGAAGCAGAAAGACCCAGAATTCTTGTCGCTGATGACGAGATGCACCTCAGGAACATTCTCAAGATCAACCTGGAGATTGAGAACTTCAACGTGATTACGGCCCAGGACGGCGAAGAAGCCCTTGCAAAGGCAGTCTCGGAGAACCCGGACCTGGTGATTCTGGACGTGAGCATGCCCAAGATGGACGGCTACACTGTCTGCAAAAAAATCCGCAGCCAGGGATTTACCATGCCTGTAATCATGCTCACGGCAAGGACGCAGGTACACGACCGCGTTGAGGGTCTTGAGTGCGGCGCCGATGACTATGTCTGCAAGCCTTTTGATATGGAAGAGCTTCTTGCCAGGCTCGGTGCCCAGCTCAGGCGCGTTGAGACTACAAAGGATCAGATAAAGCATATCATCGACAATAAGTGGGACGAAATAAACGAGGGATTCAGGCTTTTCGAGGAGAACCAGCCCCGTGTTGCGAGCTTTGATGCCTCTCATTTCAACGTGGGATTCCAGTTCATTCCTTCGGGCAAAATAGGCGGCGACTTCTGCCAGCTCATCGAGAAGGACCAGAACAGGATAATGGTCATACTTGGCGATACCGTCGGCAAAGGATTGAAGGCGGCGCTCCTGATGGCATCTACCTTTGGAATCCTTGACACGCTGGCCAGGGAGCATGACTCCCCCATGACGATAGTCTCAGAGGCTAACAGGATAATGCTGGAGAGCCTCAGAAGCGTTCAGAAGGGCTTTGTCACCGTATTTGTCGGCGTCATTGATAAGGAGAAGCGCGAATTCACTTACTGCAACGCCGGAAGCTTCCCTCCCATCATTATCCACCGGAACACCAGGAAGCATGAGCTTCTCAAGACCACGGGCGTGTTCATAGGCATGTACACCGAGCCTGAATACACTGAGAACGTGGCAAAATATGAGGAAGGCGACAGGCTTATCCTCTATACCGACGGTCTCATCGAGGCGAAAAACAAGGCGGGCAAGAATTTCGGCATCAAGCGCCTCTACCGGTTGCTCCTCAAAAACATGGAATGCCCCGTGAAGGACCTGTCAACGCTTCTTATGCACAAGGTTGAAGCTTTCCTTGGCGGTAACTTCTTTTTGCTGGACGATCTCACCTTTCTTGTCCTGGAGTTCCTCTAG
- a CDS encoding SPOR domain-containing protein has protein sequence MDDKKKKMTQTPVEKDTFWMKVLIVTIVIVWISLVAGSWAGHYFADTKILSRKSLNVAENTAAEKPRTWKTIVDNDGQEKDRKKDDGVPSEVTIPDFRNIDDPIPGIDDQSIRTLGASPREYNPVQEPSAAPAGTVEKTETPGSTTVRPSPEPTKEKPEESPEPPRSTLSNPDKETKPREKPSQSSTPAAMPSATVKATVKTPMPAASASPSVAPSRNPREEAASDKKKKDESKPANYDLQMGSFSRSDNADKMVDELKKKGYSAKIEKVKDGDREFYKVKLDNVGSPGKAQEQAGKLKQDGFDAIIISR, from the coding sequence ATGGACGACAAGAAAAAGAAGATGACACAGACTCCCGTAGAGAAGGACACTTTCTGGATGAAGGTGCTCATTGTCACTATAGTCATTGTGTGGATTTCCCTTGTGGCAGGGAGCTGGGCAGGCCATTATTTTGCCGACACCAAGATACTCTCCCGGAAGTCGCTGAATGTGGCGGAAAACACCGCTGCAGAAAAGCCAAGGACCTGGAAGACCATTGTGGACAATGACGGCCAGGAAAAGGACCGGAAAAAGGATGACGGAGTGCCCTCGGAGGTCACTATCCCCGATTTCCGCAACATCGATGATCCCATCCCTGGAATCGATGATCAGTCAATCCGCACCCTGGGAGCTTCCCCCCGGGAATACAACCCTGTGCAGGAGCCGTCAGCGGCCCCTGCAGGCACCGTGGAAAAGACTGAGACTCCCGGAAGTACCACGGTGAGGCCATCTCCGGAACCGACAAAGGAAAAGCCTGAGGAGTCTCCTGAGCCTCCGCGGTCAACGCTCAGCAATCCTGACAAGGAGACAAAGCCCCGGGAAAAGCCCAGTCAATCTTCAACACCAGCGGCGATGCCTTCCGCGACGGTGAAAGCGACGGTGAAAACACCAATGCCGGCGGCATCAGCATCGCCTTCTGTTGCGCCGTCCAGGAATCCCAGGGAAGAAGCGGCATCGGATAAGAAGAAGAAGGATGAATCAAAGCCGGCAAATTATGACCTCCAGATGGGCTCATTCTCCAGGTCAGACAATGCTGACAAGATGGTTGATGAGCTCAAGAAAAAGGGTTATTCGGCAAAGATTGAAAAAGTGAAAGATGGTGACCGCGAGTTCTACAAGGTAAAGTTGGATAATGTCGGAAGCCCAGGCAAGGCCCAGGAACAGGCCGGCAAGCTGAAACAGGACGGCTTCGACGCGATAATCATCTCAAGGTGA
- a CDS encoding ATP-binding protein: MESTNASCPATQAFLHERGTILLAGSEYYDISPIIAAIESGGYQLLLVKDNSGAAVAAAETCPDLVLLDFATELGGHFTSLKKLKPPDTEEYLPVILISHTEEFIERLLVFNEGADDLFFTPLPFAAFLSRIEVLIHIRKLIHLVGKCENIRSPRWCSAQGDAKVTSLHEKIFTCVRNDLSVLSGRKLSLVMERGELDSTLKGTALTREYIGDLADMKKMKALLSHLSKDLRIGSEKWNSIIVATSEALSNVIKYAGKGSVALWKNNSTLSVRIDDEGPGVRLKDILRSVFIKCHSRQRIHKLGYPLMMELADELIIYTGTEGTSLVLHFSL; the protein is encoded by the coding sequence ATGGAAAGCACCAACGCCTCCTGCCCTGCAACGCAAGCATTTCTCCACGAGCGGGGAACGATTCTCCTCGCTGGAAGTGAATACTACGACATATCACCTATTATTGCAGCCATTGAGAGCGGGGGGTATCAACTTTTGCTGGTGAAAGACAATTCCGGGGCTGCTGTTGCTGCTGCAGAAACCTGCCCTGACTTGGTGCTCCTTGATTTCGCCACCGAACTCGGCGGGCATTTCACCTCCCTGAAGAAGCTGAAGCCCCCGGATACAGAAGAATACCTCCCTGTCATCCTCATCTCACACACCGAGGAGTTCATTGAAAGGCTCCTTGTATTCAATGAGGGCGCTGATGACCTTTTTTTTACACCGCTCCCTTTCGCGGCCTTTCTCTCCAGGATAGAGGTTCTGATCCACATCAGGAAGCTTATTCACCTCGTGGGAAAATGCGAGAACATCAGGTCCCCCAGGTGGTGCTCCGCCCAAGGGGATGCAAAAGTCACCTCTCTCCATGAAAAGATTTTTACCTGTGTAAGAAATGATCTTTCCGTGCTCTCGGGAAGGAAGCTGTCCCTTGTAATGGAGAGGGGCGAACTCGACAGCACGCTGAAAGGCACGGCGCTCACCAGGGAATACATCGGCGATCTTGCTGACATGAAAAAGATGAAGGCCCTCCTTTCCCACCTTTCGAAAGACCTCCGCATAGGAAGCGAGAAGTGGAACAGCATCATTGTGGCCACTTCGGAAGCCCTCTCGAACGTGATAAAATACGCGGGGAAAGGCTCCGTGGCGCTCTGGAAAAACAACAGCACGCTCAGCGTCAGGATTGATGACGAGGGGCCGGGAGTACGCCTCAAGGACATTCTCAGGTCCGTCTTTATAAAATGCCACTCGCGCCAGAGGATTCACAAGCTGGGATATCCTCTCATGATGGAGCTGGCCGACGAGCTGATCATCTATACCGGCACGGAAGGCACCTCTCTGGTGCTTCATTTCTCGCTCTAG
- a CDS encoding WecB/TagA/CpsF family glycosyltransferase, whose product MELQSMDILGVKVHRVSLEETLAAIGGFIEERSSHLVVTLGTEMVMAAQKNKEFLEVLNAAHLVCADAVGIIWASKRMEKPLSEKVAGIEILDRLAALSYEKGWRLFFLGAAEGTAEAAVEELRKKYPEMPVAGIHHGFFKDDGPVIRLIKEAKPDILFIALGSPRQELWFWRHREELGVPVGIGVGGSFDVLSGKISRSPRWMISLGLEWLYRLYKEPWRWKRMTVLPVFALKILFCSKAPGDENVKGFS is encoded by the coding sequence ATGGAACTCCAATCAATGGACATACTCGGCGTGAAGGTCCACAGGGTAAGCCTGGAGGAGACACTGGCGGCAATCGGCGGGTTCATCGAGGAGCGATCATCTCACCTTGTAGTGACCCTGGGCACCGAGATGGTAATGGCAGCCCAGAAAAACAAAGAATTCCTTGAGGTTCTCAACGCTGCCCACCTCGTGTGCGCCGACGCCGTGGGCATAATATGGGCTTCAAAGCGCATGGAGAAGCCCCTATCAGAGAAAGTAGCAGGCATAGAGATACTCGACCGCCTGGCGGCACTTTCGTATGAGAAGGGGTGGCGCCTCTTCTTCCTCGGCGCCGCCGAAGGGACTGCCGAGGCTGCCGTTGAGGAACTCCGGAAAAAATACCCCGAGATGCCCGTCGCCGGAATCCACCACGGTTTTTTCAAGGACGACGGGCCGGTGATCAGACTCATCAAGGAGGCAAAGCCCGATATCCTCTTCATAGCCCTCGGCTCACCAAGGCAGGAGCTCTGGTTCTGGCGCCACAGGGAGGAGCTCGGTGTTCCCGTGGGAATAGGCGTAGGGGGAAGCTTTGACGTGCTCTCAGGAAAGATAAGCCGCTCTCCCCGCTGGATGATCAGTCTGGGCCTTGAATGGCTCTACCGCCTTTACAAGGAGCCGTGGCGCTGGAAAAGGATGACCGTTCTCCCTGTCTTTGCCCTTAAAATACTTTTCTGCAGCAAAGCCCCCGGTGATGAAAATGTTAAAGGCTTTTCTTGA
- a CDS encoding STAS domain-containing protein, which yields MGIVSNMKEISAKVALIEVEGDIDFSISQKLKEELIGLVNRGKSKLIIDLSKVRYIDSSGLEALTSTQSKARFHQGDVYLICSDMNIRKIFDITGLDEYIKIFETREKAVEQVGEK from the coding sequence TTGGGAATCGTTTCTAACATGAAAGAGATTTCGGCAAAGGTTGCGCTCATAGAAGTAGAAGGGGATATAGATTTTTCAATCTCCCAGAAACTGAAAGAGGAGCTCATAGGGCTTGTCAACCGCGGGAAATCAAAGCTCATAATTGATCTCAGCAAGGTCAGGTACATAGACAGCTCAGGCCTGGAAGCGCTTACTTCCACGCAGAGCAAGGCCCGGTTTCACCAGGGCGATGTCTATCTGATATGCTCTGATATGAACATCAGAAAGATCTTTGATATCACCGGCCTGGATGAATACATCAAGATTTTTGAGACGCGCGAAAAAGCCGTTGAGCAGGTTGGCGAAAAGTAA
- a CDS encoding ATP-binding protein has translation MKKKTQLDRLTGLPFLNSVYPRIQEELCIRKEIGYIFFDLVDFNELQEKYGIEVCNKLIRNLGKTMAQQRGKLYREDDLVAVGSQSPTRFILFLFSPPRRKLRFATNDLKLITSRILQKMQNIIREKGTRLGISDQIYFHSGFAVVIPDSSLEVDKVIYEAHKEATLRAHLEKVMVNLISNISHELRTPLTCIKGYAETLLEGAMSDEELCRKFLKIINDEAHRLERLINDLLDLSMIDARQVQMRCKESDLVKVLNEIVSVIHPYARKSNITIKAELPGEIPLINADEDRLRQVLINLIDNAIKYSHSGGVVTVRMTTDRKEVAISVIDEGFGIPETEKDRIFERFYRVDQGISEKSGGRGLGLAIAKYIVEAHGGSISVESCLGKGSTFMITMPLDELWNKDEEY, from the coding sequence ATGAAGAAGAAGACGCAGCTTGACAGGCTTACAGGCCTTCCCTTTCTGAACTCAGTTTACCCGCGCATCCAGGAGGAGCTCTGCATCAGGAAGGAGATCGGCTACATCTTCTTTGACCTGGTTGATTTCAACGAGCTCCAGGAGAAATACGGCATCGAGGTGTGCAACAAGCTCATCAGGAACCTGGGGAAAACGATGGCGCAGCAGCGGGGGAAGCTTTACCGCGAGGACGACCTCGTGGCCGTAGGCTCCCAGTCTCCGACGCGCTTCATACTCTTCCTCTTCTCTCCCCCCCGGCGCAAGCTCCGTTTCGCGACCAACGACCTGAAGCTCATCACCTCGAGAATACTGCAGAAAATGCAGAATATCATCAGGGAGAAGGGTACGCGGCTGGGCATATCCGACCAGATATATTTTCACTCAGGCTTTGCCGTAGTGATCCCGGACTCTTCGCTGGAAGTGGACAAGGTCATCTACGAGGCCCACAAGGAGGCCACCCTCAGGGCGCATCTGGAAAAAGTCATGGTGAACCTTATCTCAAACATATCCCATGAGCTTCGCACGCCTCTCACCTGCATCAAGGGCTACGCCGAGACCCTGCTTGAAGGCGCAATGAGCGACGAGGAGCTTTGCAGGAAGTTTCTCAAGATCATCAACGACGAGGCCCACCGCCTTGAAAGGCTCATCAACGACCTGCTTGACCTTTCGATGATTGACGCGAGGCAGGTGCAGATGCGGTGCAAGGAGAGCGACCTCGTGAAGGTCCTCAATGAGATTGTGAGCGTCATCCATCCTTATGCAAGAAAATCAAATATCACCATCAAGGCTGAGCTCCCCGGTGAAATTCCCCTCATAAACGCTGACGAGGACAGGCTCAGGCAGGTCCTCATCAACCTTATCGACAATGCCATCAAGTATTCACACAGCGGCGGCGTGGTGACAGTGAGGATGACCACCGACAGGAAAGAAGTGGCCATCAGCGTAATTGACGAAGGCTTCGGGATCCCCGAGACGGAAAAGGACAGGATTTTCGAGAGGTTCTACCGTGTGGACCAGGGCATATCGGAAAAATCAGGCGGAAGAGGCCTGGGACTCGCCATCGCCAAATACATTGTCGAAGCCCATGGCGGCTCCATCTCTGTCGAGAGCTGCCTGGGCAAGGGGAGCACCTTCATGATAACGATGCCCCTCGATGAGCTGTGGAACAAAGACGAGGAATACTGA
- a CDS encoding helix-turn-helix transcriptional regulator: MRNQAWANYIKEKRRLKHLTRRKLAELAKIDPSYVTLIERDGYIPRRDKVLEIAKALEVENNQILLMAGYAPEGIQVKEFLQKIDSMKFEQTFDEEMLLVLKEISALPPKEQKKVAQMITAYVNVIKEKTS; this comes from the coding sequence GTGAGAAACCAAGCCTGGGCTAACTATATAAAAGAGAAGAGAAGACTGAAGCATCTGACAAGGAGAAAACTTGCCGAGCTGGCAAAAATTGATCCAAGCTATGTAACCCTTATTGAAAGAGACGGCTATATACCGAGAAGAGATAAGGTCCTGGAGATAGCGAAGGCGCTGGAAGTGGAAAACAACCAGATCCTTCTGATGGCAGGCTATGCCCCCGAGGGGATACAGGTGAAGGAGTTTCTGCAGAAAATAGACAGCATGAAATTCGAACAGACATTCGACGAGGAAATGCTGCTGGTGCTGAAAGAGATAAGCGCCTTACCCCCGAAAGAGCAGAAAAAAGTCGCGCAGATGATCACGGCTTATGTGAATGTCATAAAGGAAAAGACTTCTTAG
- a CDS encoding ComF family protein — protein MLKAFLEGLLDLVFPRHCCACGKISDQSLCVSCFSRSEYLSPPFCRRCGIPMEQAGLCDDCSIRNPSYEKAMSACSYEGVTRKAVISLKFRHNQDLAPILALLMMKRLQQEGGLPRIDCLVPVPLSQAGEKQRGFNQAFLLAAPISEALHIPIRQDILRKKRETSSLKKLARKERFLTVSGSFELIDGNALKGATVLLIDDIMTTGATLEECAATLKQGGALGVFCLTLARTLPHRHRDILHS, from the coding sequence ATGTTAAAGGCTTTTCTTGAAGGGCTCCTTGACCTTGTCTTTCCCCGCCACTGCTGTGCCTGTGGAAAAATCAGTGATCAGTCCCTCTGTGTCAGCTGCTTTTCCCGCAGCGAATACCTTTCTCCCCCCTTCTGCCGCAGGTGCGGCATCCCCATGGAGCAGGCCGGTCTCTGCGATGACTGCAGTATCAGGAACCCTTCCTATGAAAAAGCTATGTCAGCCTGTTCCTATGAGGGTGTCACAAGAAAAGCCGTCATATCGTTGAAATTTCGCCACAATCAGGACCTGGCGCCGATCCTGGCGCTTCTCATGATGAAGAGACTGCAGCAGGAAGGGGGCCTTCCCAGGATAGACTGCCTTGTCCCCGTGCCTCTCTCTCAGGCCGGAGAGAAGCAGCGCGGCTTCAACCAGGCCTTTCTCCTCGCCGCACCGATCTCTGAAGCCCTCCATATCCCTATCAGGCAGGATATACTGCGAAAAAAAAGGGAGACCTCGTCATTGAAGAAACTGGCGCGGAAAGAAAGGTTCCTTACTGTGAGCGGAAGCTTTGAGCTTATTGATGGCAATGCCTTGAAAGGGGCAACCGTGCTGCTGATAGATGACATCATGACCACCGGGGCTACACTGGAGGAATGCGCCGCCACCCTGAAACAAGGCGGCGCCCTGGGAGTCTTCTGCCTGACCCTGGCCCGCACCCTCCCCCACCGCCACAGGGACATCTTGCATTCCTGA